One segment of Paenibacillus sp. FSL R7-0337 DNA contains the following:
- a CDS encoding STM4011 family radical SAM protein, which translates to MKAVLYYRGSLSSCNYDCPYCPFGKTKDSAATLAKDRAGLETFVRWVAEQGAAGHRLSIFFNPYGEGLTHRWYREALITLSHMEHVDKVAIQTNLSARLDFTAELNPAKAAFWATYHPGQVSEDKFLAQCMQVYLQGIPFSVGSVGVHSAFPAIASLRAALPEDVYLWVNAYKDKRDYYTAEDISFLSGIDPHFQINAMDYDSLGASCNAGSSVFYVQGPGLVKRCYKDRAVIGNLYRDGLEGLAAQRSCRMKICDCYIGYIHMPELGLEQIYGSGLLERIPYGAGRTE; encoded by the coding sequence ATGAAGGCAGTCCTCTACTACCGCGGTTCCCTCTCCTCCTGTAACTATGACTGTCCGTACTGCCCCTTCGGCAAAACCAAAGACAGCGCCGCCACCCTCGCCAAAGACCGCGCAGGTCTTGAGACCTTCGTCCGCTGGGTGGCGGAGCAGGGGGCCGCAGGCCACCGCCTGTCTATCTTTTTCAATCCGTATGGCGAAGGCTTGACGCACCGCTGGTACCGGGAGGCGCTGATTACGCTGTCCCATATGGAGCATGTGGACAAGGTCGCCATCCAGACCAATCTGTCGGCCCGGCTTGATTTCACCGCTGAACTGAATCCGGCCAAGGCAGCCTTCTGGGCGACCTATCATCCGGGTCAGGTAAGCGAGGACAAGTTCCTGGCACAGTGTATGCAGGTATACCTGCAGGGCATTCCTTTCAGTGTGGGCAGTGTGGGGGTGCATAGTGCCTTCCCGGCTATCGCCTCGCTGCGTGCGGCCTTGCCGGAGGATGTCTATTTGTGGGTGAACGCCTACAAGGATAAACGGGATTATTATACGGCGGAGGATATAAGCTTCCTTAGCGGCATCGATCCGCATTTCCAGATTAATGCGATGGACTACGACAGCCTCGGCGCCAGCTGTAATGCCGGCAGCAGCGTATTCTACGTGCAAGGCCCCGGCCTGGTAAAGCGCTGCTACAAGGACCGAGCGGTCATCGGCAACCTCTACCGTGACGGCCTGGAGGGACTGGCTGCCCAGCGGAGCTGCCGCATGAAGATCTGCGACTGCTACATCGGCTATATTCATATGCCCGAGCTGGGCCTGGAGCAGATCTACGGCTCCGGCCTGCTGGAGCGGATTCCTTACGGCGCAGGGAGGACAGAGTAA
- the cysC gene encoding adenylyl-sulfate kinase → MTGELQAHKTSAGLTIWLTGLSGAGKSTLAALLTDRLREQGQAVEWLDGDELRRSLGRGLGFSREDRFENIRRAVYLAGILNRHGVITVVSVISPYAEMRSYARQELPGFVEVYVDCPLPVCEARDVKGLYAKARSGELPAFTGISDPYEAPADPELTLHTAERTAEQCMEELISWLTEHRLYRL, encoded by the coding sequence ATGACTGGTGAGCTACAAGCACACAAGACCTCTGCCGGGTTAACGATATGGCTTACCGGTCTGTCGGGGGCGGGCAAGTCTACGCTTGCCGCGCTGCTTACAGACCGGCTCCGGGAGCAGGGGCAGGCGGTGGAATGGCTGGACGGCGATGAGCTGCGGCGCAGCCTGGGACGGGGACTCGGCTTCAGCCGCGAGGACCGGTTCGAGAACATCCGCCGGGCGGTCTACCTCGCCGGGATACTGAACCGGCATGGCGTGATTACCGTGGTCTCGGTAATCAGCCCTTATGCCGAGATGCGCAGCTATGCCCGGCAGGAATTGCCGGGCTTCGTCGAGGTCTATGTGGACTGCCCACTTCCCGTCTGTGAAGCGCGGGATGTCAAAGGGCTGTACGCCAAGGCCCGCTCCGGTGAGCTCCCGGCCTTCACCGGGATCTCCGATCCTTATGAAGCTCCGGCTGACCCGGAGCTGACGCTGCACACTGCGGAGCGTACAGCGGAGCAATGCATGGAAGAGCTGATCAGCTGGCTCACGGAGCATCGGCTTTATCGGCTCTGA
- a CDS encoding STM4012 family radical SAM protein: MNQDGHPPFSAGELQQWTEQITAHPYRNYLYSYPHKTAYREFAFPLPLEELWRDEPAESFFLYMHIPFCGARCGFCNLFTLPDKRANVHAEYVDALERQARQWAAFTRHKPYARFAIGGGTPSLLAPAQLNRLFRIATDIMGVDLRTTSISVETSPETLTEEKLTILKEHTVDRVSMGIQSFVAAESAAIYRPQDPEVVYRALELLGQFDFPILNLDLIYGLPGQTVDSWLYSLNQALRHEPEEIFLYPLYTREHTIVKPGDLVNQLDIRHECYEAARAVLAERGYRQYSMRRFAKEDAGTGKDILDYSCQEEGMVGLGCGARSYTRNVHYASRYGVSRKATESIIADYVAAERYDTADYGIVLSLDEQKRRFILKAILHSEGLTIADYSQRFGTTLWEDHPELGLLVQSGFATDDEGILRLTPDGLGYSDSIGDWFISGEIREQMQEFVLP, from the coding sequence ATGAACCAAGACGGACACCCTCCCTTCTCCGCTGGGGAGCTTCAGCAATGGACGGAGCAGATCACGGCCCATCCTTACCGCAATTATCTCTATTCCTATCCGCACAAAACCGCTTACCGCGAGTTCGCGTTCCCCCTTCCTTTAGAGGAGCTGTGGCGGGATGAGCCTGCGGAGAGTTTTTTCTTATATATGCATATTCCGTTCTGCGGCGCGCGCTGCGGCTTCTGCAACCTGTTCACGCTGCCTGATAAAAGAGCGAATGTGCACGCCGAATACGTGGATGCGCTGGAACGGCAGGCCCGGCAGTGGGCAGCCTTCACCCGTCACAAGCCTTACGCGCGCTTCGCCATCGGCGGCGGGACGCCCAGTCTTCTCGCTCCCGCCCAACTGAACCGGTTGTTCAGGATTGCAACGGATATCATGGGGGTTGATCTTAGAACCACCTCTATCTCTGTGGAAACCTCACCCGAGACGCTGACGGAGGAGAAGCTGACGATTCTGAAGGAGCATACCGTGGACCGCGTCAGCATGGGCATCCAGAGCTTCGTGGCCGCCGAGTCGGCTGCGATCTACCGCCCGCAGGACCCGGAGGTGGTGTACCGTGCGCTGGAGCTGCTAGGGCAGTTTGATTTTCCCATTCTTAATCTGGATCTGATCTACGGACTCCCAGGGCAGACAGTGGACTCTTGGCTCTATTCGCTGAACCAAGCGCTGCGGCATGAACCGGAGGAGATCTTCCTCTATCCGCTCTACACCCGTGAGCATACCATTGTGAAGCCGGGCGATCTGGTGAATCAGCTGGATATCCGTCATGAATGCTATGAAGCAGCACGTGCAGTACTGGCAGAGCGTGGCTACCGCCAATACTCCATGCGCAGATTCGCCAAAGAGGATGCCGGAACCGGCAAGGATATTCTCGACTACAGCTGCCAGGAGGAAGGGATGGTCGGTCTCGGCTGCGGCGCGCGGTCTTATACCCGGAATGTGCATTATGCCTCCCGCTACGGCGTCAGCCGCAAGGCCACGGAGAGCATTATCGCGGATTATGTTGCCGCAGAGCGTTATGATACAGCCGATTATGGCATCGTACTGAGCCTGGACGAGCAGAAACGCCGGTTCATTCTAAAAGCAATCCTGCACAGCGAAGGGCTGACGATTGCGGATTATAGCCAGCGGTTCGGGACTACGCTGTGGGAGGACCATCCTGAGCTTGGCCTGTTGGTACAGAGCGGGTTCGCCACGGATGATGAGGGCATTCTGCGGCTGACTCCAGATGGGCTGGGGTACTCTGACTCCATCGGTGACTGGTTCATCTCCGGCGAGATCCGCGAGCAGATGCAGGAGTTCGTCCTGCCATGA